One Pseudodesulfovibrio cashew DNA window includes the following coding sequences:
- a CDS encoding LPS-assembly protein LptD: protein MKRKRHISLSLGLFLALVFCLPLTLLGSNPLLNNVRRYVADAPEREPQGDEWTFSADRVVGDHTSEYVEAFGNCSLSLGTNQLRADFARYYQTTGWVFLKGNIRAHWGGDFLQADEAEFDLNNMTGWLKNGKLFMSKPHIYVEAERVGKSRGDSYTFKNAKVTACDGEKPAWSVTSEEGEVELDGKVRLYRSAFRIKNVPVFYWPYMSLPGRQKRESGFLAPYVASSRKLGFQINLPYYWVINEEADMTFYQNYMTRRGYMQGLEFRHAEDASSKGMWKLDMLKDNKRAVSEADEWEDYKGDGLARPNRSRWWLRSKYDGWLGSPDLRVKLDLDLVSDQNYLRDFQSGPNGFDRNRQEFLDAFGRDIDNKDDTTRTSTLMASRSWDRVGLVGKAQYVENLEFMNGNGDDKDNTTVQTVPELEAFAFQQSIPGTPAEFSAEAKYDYFYRNKGHTGHRVRVTPTVKMPLASEFVTFIPFAGVDHTSYDLTRHEGYGNQTVTDSGGREVELNTNATKSGYSSRTTWSAGFDAFSQMTRVFPLAEAIKAEPGLAGTSRWTRLKHSVVPRVSYAYTPNITGQEKYPYFDEFDRIKAKNEVTYSLTNVLDRRRESVVLKPGRDGTPPQAEVVSDYLDFLLFRLEQTYDRNEASRKDQLDEYVRRPFSDVLAELKIRPEDFIDVISRTWFSPYKSSLTQVENTVRLYKEGLGEFSVGYDYLTRIDEYKRQRVDTMSILELAAKWELNDTLTLGAKYRHDFNSERDLERTLSVDWAAECYSLYFAFTQKPNDQRFELGFNLMDF, encoded by the coding sequence TTGAAGCGCAAACGGCACATATCGCTGAGCCTGGGGCTCTTTTTGGCCCTGGTGTTCTGCCTGCCCCTGACCCTGCTCGGGAGCAATCCGCTGCTGAACAACGTCAGGCGCTACGTGGCCGACGCCCCTGAGCGCGAGCCCCAAGGTGACGAGTGGACCTTCTCCGCCGACAGGGTGGTGGGGGACCACACCAGCGAGTACGTCGAGGCCTTCGGCAACTGCTCCCTGTCCCTGGGCACGAACCAGTTGCGTGCCGATTTCGCCCGCTATTACCAGACCACGGGTTGGGTCTTCCTCAAGGGCAACATCCGCGCCCATTGGGGCGGCGACTTTCTCCAGGCCGACGAGGCCGAGTTCGACCTGAACAACATGACCGGCTGGCTCAAGAACGGCAAGCTGTTCATGTCCAAGCCCCACATCTACGTGGAGGCCGAGCGCGTGGGCAAGTCCAGGGGCGACTCCTACACCTTCAAGAACGCCAAGGTCACCGCCTGCGACGGCGAGAAACCGGCCTGGTCAGTAACCAGCGAGGAGGGCGAGGTCGAGCTGGACGGCAAGGTCCGTCTCTACCGCTCCGCCTTCCGCATCAAGAACGTGCCGGTTTTCTACTGGCCCTATATGTCGTTGCCGGGTCGCCAGAAGCGCGAGTCCGGCTTCCTCGCGCCCTACGTGGCCTCCAGCCGCAAGCTCGGCTTCCAGATCAACCTGCCGTACTACTGGGTCATCAACGAGGAAGCGGACATGACTTTCTACCAGAACTACATGACCCGGCGCGGCTACATGCAGGGCCTGGAGTTCCGCCACGCCGAGGACGCCTCCTCCAAGGGCATGTGGAAGCTGGACATGCTCAAGGACAACAAGCGCGCTGTCAGCGAGGCCGACGAGTGGGAGGATTACAAGGGGGACGGCCTGGCTCGGCCCAATCGGAGCCGTTGGTGGCTGCGTTCCAAGTACGACGGCTGGCTCGGCAGCCCCGACCTCAGGGTCAAGCTCGACCTGGACCTTGTCTCCGATCAGAACTACCTGCGCGACTTCCAGAGCGGACCCAACGGGTTCGACCGCAACCGCCAGGAGTTTCTCGACGCCTTCGGTCGCGATATCGACAACAAGGACGATACTACCCGGACGTCCACGCTTATGGCATCGCGCAGCTGGGACCGCGTCGGTCTGGTGGGCAAGGCGCAATATGTCGAGAACCTCGAGTTCATGAACGGCAACGGCGACGACAAGGACAACACCACGGTCCAGACCGTGCCCGAGCTGGAGGCATTCGCCTTTCAGCAGTCCATCCCCGGCACCCCCGCCGAGTTCTCCGCCGAGGCCAAATACGATTATTTTTACCGCAACAAGGGACACACCGGCCATCGGGTCAGGGTGACCCCCACGGTGAAGATGCCCCTGGCCTCGGAGTTCGTGACTTTCATCCCGTTTGCCGGGGTGGACCACACCTCCTACGACCTGACCCGCCACGAGGGCTACGGCAACCAGACCGTCACCGACTCCGGCGGACGCGAGGTGGAGCTCAACACCAACGCCACCAAGAGCGGCTACAGCTCCCGCACCACCTGGTCCGCAGGGTTCGACGCCTTCAGCCAGATGACCCGCGTTTTCCCCCTGGCCGAGGCCATCAAGGCCGAGCCCGGGCTGGCCGGGACCTCTCGCTGGACCCGGCTCAAGCATTCCGTCGTGCCCCGCGTGTCCTACGCATACACGCCGAACATAACCGGCCAGGAGAAGTATCCCTATTTTGACGAGTTCGATCGGATCAAGGCCAAGAACGAGGTTACCTATTCCCTGACCAACGTTCTTGACCGTCGGCGCGAGAGCGTGGTCCTCAAGCCCGGCAGGGACGGCACCCCGCCCCAGGCCGAGGTGGTTTCGGACTATCTTGATTTCCTGCTCTTCCGGTTGGAACAGACCTACGACCGCAACGAGGCATCCCGCAAGGACCAGCTGGACGAGTATGTCCGTCGTCCGTTCTCGGACGTGCTGGCCGAGCTCAAGATCCGGCCCGAGGACTTCATCGACGTCATCAGCCGCACCTGGTTCTCGCCCTACAAGTCCAGCCTGACTCAGGTGGAGAACACGGTCCGGCTCTACAAGGAAGGCCTCGGCGAGTTCTCCGTGGGCTATGACTACCTGACCCGTATCGACGAGTACAAGCGTCAGCGGGTGGACACCATGTCCATCCTGGAGCTGGCCGCCAAGTGGGAGCTGAACGACACCCTGACCCTGGGGGCCAAGTACCGGCACGACTTCAACAGCGAGCGCGACCTGGAGCGGACCCTGAGCGTGGACTGGGCTGCGGAATGCTATTCCCTGTACTTCGCCTTCACCCAGAAGCCCAACGATCAGCGCTTCGAACTGGGTTTCAACCTGATGGATTTCTAG
- the mutL gene encoding DNA mismatch repair endonuclease MutL, whose amino-acid sequence MEQTPVIRVLPAGLKNQIAAGEVVERPSSVVKELVENALDAGATRVDVIVEQGGRSLIVVQDNGAGIGADQLNLAVTRHATSKIASFDDLSAIGSFGFRGEALPSIASVSRFTMTSKLRGADEAAFIAVRGGEVQEEGPAALASGTRVEVRDLFANTPARLKFLKTEATENKRCQDTLMRISLAHTETGFSLTVGGREAFRLPPGQALADRLATFWPPAVCEGLSPFDFEREGYRAHGVAGSPSTAQGRGDRILLYVNGRPVQDKMMLSAVRQAYRGMLLSREYPQLVLFLELPTREVDVNVHPAKLEVRFLEESRVFSSIRGGVLQALSGSSDDTSSFTATGSFAGTNEMTGEPAAPSFGGASAPASASTGSARRAHTPSGGGEAPKFASYREYRAGYNPPRDIPLPVPPPSVTGGEGLVEPPSGPAATSFPLAEAGRSAPLAGTDFTYLGQVADTYLVLKQGESLVLIDQHAAHERVLLAAMRQARTKGDSQPLALPVEISLHPSEAEVLQNLWEGLRSMGFLLEMDGPARVLMRGIPPTLDSGKAREYLADALAEKAGTLDDLWTMMACKTAIKAGQPLAADEALSLLETWLVTPEREFCPHGRPIVVTWCPADLEKLFKRK is encoded by the coding sequence ATGGAACAGACTCCCGTCATCCGCGTCCTGCCTGCAGGGTTGAAGAACCAGATCGCCGCCGGTGAGGTGGTGGAACGACCGTCCAGCGTGGTCAAGGAGCTGGTGGAGAACGCCTTGGACGCCGGGGCCACCCGTGTGGACGTCATTGTGGAGCAGGGCGGCCGTTCCCTTATCGTTGTTCAGGACAACGGCGCGGGCATCGGCGCGGATCAGCTCAATCTGGCCGTGACCCGGCACGCCACTTCCAAGATCGCCTCTTTCGACGACCTCTCGGCCATCGGCTCTTTCGGATTCCGGGGCGAGGCCCTGCCCTCCATCGCTTCGGTCTCCCGCTTCACCATGACCTCCAAACTCAGGGGGGCGGATGAGGCCGCGTTTATTGCCGTGCGTGGGGGCGAGGTGCAGGAGGAAGGGCCTGCGGCCCTGGCCTCGGGCACGCGGGTGGAGGTCCGCGACCTGTTCGCCAACACCCCGGCGCGGCTCAAGTTTCTCAAGACCGAGGCCACGGAGAACAAGCGCTGTCAGGACACGCTCATGCGCATCTCCCTGGCCCATACCGAGACGGGCTTCTCCCTGACCGTGGGCGGCCGCGAGGCTTTTCGGCTGCCGCCCGGCCAGGCGCTGGCAGACCGGCTGGCCACGTTCTGGCCCCCGGCGGTCTGCGAGGGGCTCTCTCCCTTCGATTTCGAGCGTGAGGGCTACCGCGCCCACGGCGTGGCCGGTTCGCCGTCCACGGCCCAGGGGCGTGGGGACCGCATCCTGCTCTACGTCAACGGTCGTCCGGTTCAGGACAAGATGATGCTCTCGGCGGTCCGCCAGGCCTACCGGGGCATGCTCCTGTCCCGCGAATACCCGCAGCTGGTCCTGTTTCTGGAGCTGCCCACCCGTGAGGTGGACGTCAACGTGCATCCGGCCAAGCTGGAGGTCCGCTTCCTGGAGGAGAGCCGCGTCTTCTCCTCCATCCGGGGCGGCGTACTCCAGGCTCTGTCCGGCTCCTCCGACGATACTTCTTCCTTTACTGCTACCGGTTCCTTTGCCGGTACGAACGAGATGACTGGCGAGCCTGCCGCACCGTCCTTTGGCGGGGCGTCCGCTCCCGCCTCTGCCTCTACTGGCTCGGCCCGGCGGGCGCACACGCCTTCGGGCGGCGGCGAGGCCCCCAAGTTTGCCTCCTACCGGGAGTACCGGGCCGGATACAATCCGCCCCGTGACATTCCGCTGCCCGTGCCTCCGCCCTCGGTCACGGGAGGAGAGGGGCTGGTGGAACCTCCTTCAGGCCCGGCGGCGACTTCGTTTCCTCTGGCCGAGGCGGGTCGGAGCGCCCCGCTGGCCGGAACGGATTTTACCTATCTCGGCCAGGTGGCCGACACCTATCTGGTTCTGAAGCAGGGCGAGTCGCTGGTGCTCATCGACCAGCACGCGGCCCACGAGCGTGTGCTCCTGGCCGCCATGCGCCAGGCCCGGACCAAGGGCGACTCCCAGCCCCTGGCCCTGCCGGTTGAGATTTCCCTGCATCCCAGCGAGGCCGAGGTCCTGCAAAACCTGTGGGAAGGGCTGCGCTCCATGGGCTTTCTGCTTGAGATGGACGGCCCGGCCCGGGTGCTCATGCGCGGCATCCCCCCGACACTGGACTCCGGCAAGGCGCGGGAGTATCTTGCCGACGCCCTGGCCGAAAAGGCCGGGACCCTGGACGATCTGTGGACCATGATGGCCTGCAAGACCGCCATCAAGGCGGGTCAGCCTTTGGCTGCGGACGAAGCGCTCTCCCTGCTCGAAACCTGGCTCGTCACACCGGAGCGGGAATTCTGCCCCCACGGGAGACCCATCGTGGTCACCTGGTGTCCGGCGGATCTGGAAAAACTCTTCAAACGGAAATAA